The Topomyia yanbarensis strain Yona2022 chromosome 3, ASM3024719v1, whole genome shotgun sequence nucleotide sequence TGTGTAGATGTTGAGAAGTGTGAGAGATAGAGGACATAATGGGGCAATCCttcgttattttctttttttatgttcccttccctagtaacaattgaggtttcatggtagttttatagccactcataaaacttagattgcttttatagcatgctataaaacttcaattgttacttgggttcgATGGTATTAAAAGACATTTTTGTAGGTGTGTAGCCATgatatcagtttttttttttttgatataccCATTCTCGTCATCTCGTTTATCAGCACTTGGGTACGGTTGCTACCCCTCCGGGATTGACCCAGAGACTCTGGTTTTCGGGAGCAATCTCCAGGCTTCCGGTTTTTACATCAGtatctccgggtttggtgggaagaagcataattttatttttttttggaattaactgattctttacaaaatatttaaaaagtccaAGTTTACTCtgtttcagatttattttgcccgactGACCCTTGGTTTCAAGGTGGTGAAgaagagttcaccaaatattgctgatttctttcacaaagcaatgaaaatgaaaaacaatgcaaatttactacaaatttagaaaacttatattttatgttacaattgaaatgttgcatcccaCCATGTCGCTCAAAATGATGTAAAAAGgctattttgctgcaattttaccaaattacTTCACTGTTAGttgtgcttatcaccagctgtaGCAAGGTACGGCAGatttgttttaatccatctgactagatcaacatcaaacgaattctTCAGATGTTGTTGCCACTCCTACAGCGACCCTTAACTGTCGTCTAGGAAGGTAAGTTTACCCTCTTTGTTacgacctctggtgatgaataaccgacaccacatagtgcttcccatGTGATGCCGAATCCCcgcctcctttgctctccttttcctgCACACTCAATTCGTctcggtaatttcccaacagctgtgtagtcagcaaatttagaaactgatatctcagtaaagtgagatcaGTTCCCGAGTCTCAGcactcaaacgtcacttttactgagactcagcaaaaaataatgttttctgaatctcagctgttgagattttggCAAAAGATACCAAAAAGCTGAGATGTggcagaaaaaaattatgtgtgTGTTAGTTGTGGACgggagcaatgctcgttcgacttatcctccacagcgagagtagtcGGTtgttttgtattcttggcacttagtcagGGAAGTGAAATACCACACCGATAAAACCGTACTCAAACGtgaaaaattttcagctttactttaagtagtaataaaaagcgtaataaatagtaataaaaagcgattaaagtgctctaaaattcaatcgctttgattccaatttctgtctagttccactcaaaatccacaCCTTTTATTTACGAACTGTTTGTGATTTTCTTTTCTGTAGGAAAATACGTGAACCATAAGGGACGCAACCGTCACTTTACTAGCCCTGAAGAACTGGAGGCTGAGCGAAAAAATGAGGAACTAAAGAAAAAGTAGCTATGTGGAATATCTTCATTCCATCCGTATAATATGCGAAAGTATCTAATCGTTTCAGATGGAGAGAAACGCATCAGGAATGTTCCGACGATGATGAGGAAGAAGCAGGGAGCGAGAAAGGAAGTGAAGATTCCGAAGAAGAATCTGATGAGGATGATAATAAAGGGGCTAGTGCATTGATTGAAATCGAAAACCCAAACCGCGTTCAGAAAAAGGCGTTCGTGAAAGCTGTCGATGTAGACGAAGAAGATAAACCCCAGCTGACACGCAGGGAGCGTGAGCAGCTGGATAAGCAGAAGGCACATGCGGCCTACATGAAACGACACGCGGAGGGTAAAACGTCTCAAGCTAAAGCAGATCTTGCGCGGTTAGCCATCATAAAACAACACCGAGCGGAAGCTGCCGCTCGCCGTGACGCTGAAAAAAAAGGTATATTTCATAAAGACGCCTGTGGATTCGATTTAggacgttttttttatttttagcaAAAGAAGCACCGAAGGGCGGTTCGTAGGATTCTTGTTTAGCCTAAACATACATGTTATGTGATTCGGTGGTACAAAGAATATCTTTATGCACGTCATCtcgacatttttttaaaataaagttTAATGTACCATCTACACTATTCGTTAGTATTCCACGCGAAACATTAAAAAACGTTTAATACAATGGATTAAAAGTTCGCTAAAAGGGAAGTTAAGATATCAATCGAACAAAATCACAATCCTGTTTTGGTGCAGTGGTAATTTCTGAATGTCCTCGATTGGCTGACTTATTCTAGTTGCAGTtggaaactggaaaatccaaccagcgacaatcgtattttcttTGGCTCTAAACAATGGAATCACGTCGGAAGTAGTACGCTATATTTGTACAATTATGCGCTATGaagcgcactacttccgacatcatggattagcactaaacaagagaaaaaacgaTTGTCGTTGGTTGGGTTTTCCAGGTTTCAACTGTAACGATAATATTTCGACTTTAATCTGCGTAACTTCTATATAAACTGG carries:
- the LOC131689498 gene encoding 28 kDa heat- and acid-stable phosphoprotein-like — translated: MPRGKYVNHKGRNRHFTSPEELEAERKNEELKKKWRETHQECSDDDEEEAGSEKGSEDSEEESDEDDNKGASALIEIENPNRVQKKAFVKAVDVDEEDKPQLTRREREQLDKQKAHAAYMKRHAEGKTSQAKADLARLAIIKQHRAEAAARRDAEKKAKEAPKGGS